The genomic window CAATCGATGTTTGCGTATTAAAGAAAAGCACATCGTATTGTTCTGATGCATTTCGAACATACTTCGCCACATTTGCAGATGAGTTAACAGAATTAGAACCCGGATTTGCCACAACAGAATATGTTCCTGTCGTAGTTCCTTTTATAATTTTATTTGCTCCATCATAATTTTGCAGAACATCTGTTGCAATAATTGGCTTTTCTGGTGCTGCTTTTGTCAGCAGATTATCAAAATAATACGTCGCTCCCGAATTCGAATTCGATTCAAAAAGAATCACTACGTTATTGATAGCCAAAGCACTCGTATTTGGATCGATTACTTTTTCAAATTCAAATTCAATCGTTTCCCATTTGTTCTGAACTGTTGTAGTAGCTTTAAAACCGCTATGTCTTCCTGACGGATAATTGGTTGCTGTCGTTACGTTGCTATTTTCCAGCTGCATTGAAATTTTTGTCCCAACCGGCGCCGAAGTATAAATATCAAACGAAAGTCTTTTTCTTCCGTAAACATAATCATTCGCATTAGTGATAGTTACGTTTCTGATATTCAAAACATCATACAATTCGCTTGAATTTCGAACATATTTCCCTACCAAAGCCGATGTGTTAATTCCAGTTGCAGAAGGATTCGCAACGGCTTCTGTCAAGACTCCCGTTTTTACAGGATACAATACATTTCGATTGCTTTGAAAATCTTCATGTATTTTTTCGACTGGCAAAGCAGCTTCTGTTGTAACCGCCAATTTATAAGTATTAACATTACAACCTGAAACTGTAGCAGCTACAGAAACATCTCCACCAGAAGTTCCCCAATTTACAGTAATCGAATTTGTTCCCTGCCCTGATGCAATTGTTGCTCCTGCTGGCACAGTCCAGTTGTAGGTCGCCCCCGCAATTGCATTTACAGAATAGGTTTTACTAGTTTCATTTTGGTACACTTTGTTATCGCCTGTTACCGCATATTTAAAACTCCCATCGTAAACACGAACATAATCGACTTGTAATTTTGCTGGGAAATCACCCGGAACTGGCGCTACTCCAGCTCCATTTACACTGGTATAAGGCGTTCCTGCACTACCAACAGCAAGGTTTAAAATGATATAAAACTGACTATCGTTAAAAGGCCATCCGCCGTTAACTGTCGTATTTGGCGTTGCTGTATGAAATAAAACATCATCAACAAACCATTTAATATAATTTGGTCCCCATTCTACTGCATAGACATGAAAATCTGAAGATAAATCTGTTGGAGAACTATAGCTTCTACCTGTAAAATGATATCCATTTCCATCATAATGAATTGTTCCATCTACAGATTGCGGATTTCTGTGTTTGGCCTCCATAATATCAATTTCTCCAGTATACGGCCAGTTTCCATTAACAGGAAGCATCCAGAAAGCTGGCCACGCTCCTTGCCCGTTAGATAATTTCATACGAGCTTCAACTCTTCCGTATTTCAAAGAATACTTTCCTTCTGTTGTTAATTTTGAAGAAGCGTACGGCTGATCTGGAAAGGAAGCATTCGGCTCATATTTTGCCTGAATGTTCAAATAGCTGTTTGCACCTTCTTTTACAATTGTCGCTTGATTAGGATCGTAGCGCTGTGCTTCAGCATTTCCAAATCCGCAGAGCGACGGGCATCCGTTTCCTGAAATACTTTGCCACTTGGTTAAATCTACTGTTGTGCCATTAAATTCATCTGACCAAACAAGCGTGTTACATTGGGCTTGGGTTTTGACAAATGGCAGCAGCAAGAATAAAACCGCTACACAAAATTGTTTAAATAAATAAGAATTGCTTTTCGGTGGTCGGCCGAAAAAAAAGTCATTTTCCTTCATTTTTAAATAGGTTTTAGTTAGTAAATGTTATTTCTTCAATAAATACTGCTTTTTTAAAAAACAGATTTATTTTCCGACAACAATAGGGCAATATTAACTAAAAAATCAGGCTAGACTTACATTTTGGAGTACGGTTTGACTACGGTACTATCGAAGAAATGTAACAAATCATCGATGAAATGCATAAAATCACTTCAGATTTCACTTTTACGAGAAAAATTAAAAATTAAGAATGAATTCGGTGATGTTCACATCTGACGGAAGCTGTAATTTTTTTCGAATGCGATAACGGGTATCTTCAACACCACGAACAGAAATTCCTAAAAGCGGAGCAATTTCTTTTGTATTAAAGTTCATTCGCAGATAAGCACACAAACGCATATCACGAGGAGTCAATTCTGGATAAGTCGATTTTAATCGTTGCATAAAATTGTCATGCAACTGATTAAAGATTTCTTCAAACTCATTCCAATGTTTGTCTCCTTGCAATTCGTGATCAATCAATTTATTGATTTTCGTCAGAAGACTGAAGTTTACATTTGGATCGTTTTTCTTATCGATTTGTCCTATCAAGTCTTTAATTGAAAGTAAAATTTCATTTAAATGAATCAAATTGACCGTATTTGAAGCTACTTTAGCATTTTTAAGATTTATGGTCGTTTGAAGATTCTCTCGAACAATCTCCATATTCTTCTGTTCCAATGTCAGTTTCTGTTCATTAAGTTCTGCACGGCTTCGAAGCAATTCTTTTTCCTGATTCTCTATTAATTGACGGCGCTGACGTTCAGCAACAGATTTCTGATATCTCACAATTAAATAAATTACAATACTATAAAGCGCAAAATAAAACAAGTAAGCCCAAAAAGTTCTATACCAAGGTGGCAAAACTTCAAATCTAAAAACCGCTTCTTCGCTAACCACATCATAAATATTTTTTGCTCTTACGTGAAAAACATATTCGTTTTCAGGCAAATTGGTATATTCTTTTTCGGTCTGAAGACTATAATCTGACCAAGTTGGTTCGAAACCTTCCAGCCAATATTCATACTTCGTTGCATCGGCGTCTTCAAAACAAAGCGATGCAAAAGAAAAATGAAGCGCATTATTAGAATATGAAAGTACGATTGAAAGTTTATCATTTATAGATCCCGTTTTGTTTGGCAGAACATCATAACGGCTAGAAAACAACAAGCTATCTTTCGGAAAAATACATTTTACTTCAGAAATAACAGCTTTATATTTTGTTTGATATTTCTTGTTTTTAATGGCGCTATAATGAATCAGCCCTTCTTGCGTACCAAAAAAGACATCACCGCTTTTTGTAGTCTGAATATTTTCAAAACCTGGAACATACAAATATCCAAGCTTTCGAAAAGGTAGTTCTTCAATCTTAAAACTTCCATTTTTCTGTCTGCTCATTTTTCCAGTATTTTCGCCAGAAATGTACCAGATATTATTCTGCTGATCTGGTTTCAATAATCGAATATGATTTTCTAACCCCAAATATTTTTTAAAAACTGGATCTGGAATCATTTTTTTCGAAGACACATCCTGTCTATAAACGCCTTTTGTTGTGCCAAACAAAATCTGATTATCGACTTTAAAAGTATTCAAAAACAAACTAGAAGGAAAACCATTTTTATCATTATAAAATTGAATATCAACAACAGAATCAAATGTTGCATTGAATTTGAGTTTATAAATTCCTTTGTATCCGTGCGCAATCCAAATGTTTCCTTGTTTATCGGTTTCCATAATTCTGCTGCTTTCTTCAAAACCTTTTATTCGATGCTGAAAAACCCAAGAACCATTAATTTTCTTCAAGAGATACAATCCCGTATAACCGCCAACAAGCAATAAATCAGGATGATTCGGAATTAAAATTCCCTGCCAAGCGCCATCAATCTTGGCTAACGCTTTCGCGGAATTTCCACTGATTTCGAATATTCCGTTTTTTTCAAAAGCCAGCAACGAATTTCCAAAAACACCCACATTCCAAACCATTTCAGACATTCCAGAAATATGCTGAAAGCTTACGTTTTCTCTTTTTCCGCTTTTATAAGCTTCCCAATTCAGCCAAAATAAACCGTTGTCTGTACCGATATATAATTTATTTTGGTAAATCTGACTGCAATAAATTTTGGTTTCAGAATTAGTACCATCAATAATTTTAGATAAAGGAGAAGAAATCTGAACTAATGAAATCCCCCCTTTGAGCGTCACCCATAAATTTTCTTCTTTATCAATTCTAAAATTAGTTACATACTCATTCTGAAGTCCCATTTGTTTGTCAATATGCTGAATCAAATGACCCTCACTATCTATAACTATCAATCCAGATTGACGGGTTCCAATTCCGAAATATCCATCAGAGAGCTGAATTCCTGCCGAAATCTGATTCTGCTTTAACAAATGATCTACTTCTGTTACAAATGGTTTAATTTGGCTCCCGTCAAAAACCAAAAGGCCATTTTTTTGAGTGAATAATAAAAAGTCTTTTTTCGTTTGAAAAATCTTTCTAACCTGCATTCCAACAAACTGCTGGCCATTTTCTATAGGGATTAACGCATTGCCTTTTAGCTTTAGTAAGCCTTTTTCATTATCCGAAACATAAATTTCTTTTCCTACTTCGAAGAAATCATCAAAAGAAGTTTTTGCATTTATAACTTTTATTTGATTGCTTTTATAGATAAAAATTCTTTCGTAGGAGAAAAAAATCACTTCACCATTTCGAATGATCGTATGAAGCACATCTCCAAAATTTCGAGCCGCTTTAGGGAGCATTTTTACGAAAGAACTATATCGATACTGTCCGTTTGGAAGCCGAATCACAAAGCCAAAATCGCCTTGAGCGCCAACATAGATTTTATCATTTTGATCAATCGCCATAGAGCGAACCATACTGCGGTTTTCTGGCTGTGTCACAATGCCCCAACGCACACCATCGAATTGCATGATTCCAAAATGATTGGCAAAAAACATCATACCTTTAGAATCTTGTAAAACATCCCAATTCTCTGATGCTGCTTTATAATCTTTCGGACTATAATTGGCTATAAAAGGAACTCCAATCTTTTTGATTTGAGAATTGATAATTGGAGAAATAAATAAAAGTGATAGAAATAAAATCTTGATTTTAAGTTTCGTCATTTTGTTACAGTCTGTAGGTTAATGCAGCGACTTTGGGAAATCACTTTCTAAAAAGGACTCTTTGGGAAAAATCATTCTTTAGGGCAAAAAACATTTCTTTTTAAATGTAACAATAACAATTATTCATTATTATCAAACCAAAAAAGAGAATATCGAAACTCAAATATATAAATTTTTACTTTAATGCAACAAATTACATTTTAATAGAAGAATTTGATAATTAGAAAATGTATCAATTAGAAAATTAAACTTTGTCATACAAGAAACCCGACAGGTTTTAAAAACCTGTCGGGTTTAACTTGAAACTTGAAACAAAACTTAGATTCCCAGTTTTTCACTCAAATCCTCATACGAACTAAAAAGCTCTGCTCCTTCTTCTTGTAAATCTTCGTTATTAAAGCCATTTGCAAAACCATACACTTTAAATCCGCCACTTACGCCAGCTTTTACACCAGCCTTACTGTCTTCAACCACAATACAATCTTTTACTTCAAATCCCATTACTGCAGCCGCATGAAGAAATATTCCAGGTTCTGGTTTCCAGCTGCCAATTTGATACGAACTGAATATTTTATTTTCGAATCTATCCAACAGTCCTGCTACTTCAAGATTTAAACGAATTTTATCTACTGGTCCGCTTGATGCAACGCAATACGGAATTTTCAATTTTTCAATATTTTCGATAAAATCTACAATGCCTTTCAT from Flavobacterium sp. KACC 22763 includes these protein-coding regions:
- a CDS encoding triple tyrosine motif-containing protein, producing MTKLKIKILFLSLLFISPIINSQIKKIGVPFIANYSPKDYKAASENWDVLQDSKGMMFFANHFGIMQFDGVRWGIVTQPENRSMVRSMAIDQNDKIYVGAQGDFGFVIRLPNGQYRYSSFVKMLPKAARNFGDVLHTIIRNGEVIFFSYERIFIYKSNQIKVINAKTSFDDFFEVGKEIYVSDNEKGLLKLKGNALIPIENGQQFVGMQVRKIFQTKKDFLLFTQKNGLLVFDGSQIKPFVTEVDHLLKQNQISAGIQLSDGYFGIGTRQSGLIVIDSEGHLIQHIDKQMGLQNEYVTNFRIDKEENLWVTLKGGISLVQISSPLSKIIDGTNSETKIYCSQIYQNKLYIGTDNGLFWLNWEAYKSGKRENVSFQHISGMSEMVWNVGVFGNSLLAFEKNGIFEISGNSAKALAKIDGAWQGILIPNHPDLLLVGGYTGLYLLKKINGSWVFQHRIKGFEESSRIMETDKQGNIWIAHGYKGIYKLKFNATFDSVVDIQFYNDKNGFPSSLFLNTFKVDNQILFGTTKGVYRQDVSSKKMIPDPVFKKYLGLENHIRLLKPDQQNNIWYISGENTGKMSRQKNGSFKIEELPFRKLGYLYVPGFENIQTTKSGDVFFGTQEGLIHYSAIKNKKYQTKYKAVISEVKCIFPKDSLLFSSRYDVLPNKTGSINDKLSIVLSYSNNALHFSFASLCFEDADATKYEYWLEGFEPTWSDYSLQTEKEYTNLPENEYVFHVRAKNIYDVVSEEAVFRFEVLPPWYRTFWAYLFYFALYSIVIYLIVRYQKSVAERQRRQLIENQEKELLRSRAELNEQKLTLEQKNMEIVRENLQTTINLKNAKVASNTVNLIHLNEILLSIKDLIGQIDKKNDPNVNFSLLTKINKLIDHELQGDKHWNEFEEIFNQLHDNFMQRLKSTYPELTPRDMRLCAYLRMNFNTKEIAPLLGISVRGVEDTRYRIRKKLQLPSDVNITEFILNF
- a CDS encoding HAD family hydrolase, which encodes MVKCIIFDCDGVLVDTEKIGNGILLEMAQEHGFEMELEDAYRHFNGRNLKDCFRHIEEAIDQKLPENFETEYREKSFEAFKTQVKPMKGIVDFIENIEKLKIPYCVASSGPVDKIRLNLEVAGLLDRFENKIFSSYQIGSWKPEPGIFLHAAAVMGFEVKDCIVVEDSKAGVKAGVSGGFKVYGFANGFNNEDLQEEGAELFSSYEDLSEKLGI